The stretch of DNA TGAGCCTCAGCGGCGGGAAGCTTTACGCCTGCTACGCACCTGAAGTGCCAAACGCGGCGTCTACGGTGAAAAAGTTCAAGTCGGACTTGGCTAGTGCCCTCGTGCAGCGCGCCCGCCAATTCCATACTTTCGTATTCGTCCACAACGATGTTCGGGGCGTGCATCCAGAGCTCGCTACGGCCCTCGCCGAGGCGCGGACGGATTACCAAAGCCTGAAGTTTGAGGTCATGGGGCAGCCTCGAATTCGTGACATGGTTGGACGGCTGGACCGTCCAACGGCGGAGTCCCTGCTCGGGACGCCTTTGCCACTTGCGCATGAGTCTCGCGTGGGCTTGGTGGAACTTGAGGAACTGCTTGGGCAGCTAAGAGAAAGTCGGCTGGAAGCAGCCGATCTGCCACATGTTGAGTCGGTTTCATCCAAAAAACTGCTATATAGCGAGCTCACCGCAGATACCCAGGCTGAGCTTCGAGATGCTATGAAGTACAGCCCGTCGATTGAGGGCTACTACAACGAACGCATCGATGTCATGGAGCGTGATGAGGTCGCGGCAAGATTTCGAAATGAATACGCAGAAGTCAGAGTGGCGAGTGACGACCCAGAAGTGGTCTTGCAGCGATTGCAAATTTTTCTAGCGGGAGAAGGGGCCCCTGATGGGAGGGCTTCGTATCGTGCCCAGACAGCCGTCCTTGCGTACTTTTTTCAGACTTGTGACATTTTTGAGAATCCACCGCCAAATTGGCGTGTTCCTGAGATGAGCGCGGCCAGTTGATAACACCTACAAAGGGGATTGCGCCTCAGCGCGCGTTGCTTAGCATCGGCGCTCAAGTGTCAATAGTGCTCACTGAGCCGATGACGGTAAGTCAGGTGTGGACCGAGTTAAAGCGCTGGCGTCTGCAAAACGGCAATCATCGCCAAATTACATTCGGCTGGTTTGTGTTGGCACTGGATGTGCTCAACATGCTCGACGTTGTTCGCCTTGAGAATGGGCTGTTGTACAAGACTGTGAGGATTTAGATGCTGGTAGAGCTCTACTCGACTGACCCGGGCTTCAAACGAGTCAAGTTTCAGCCAGGGCTGAACATCTTGGTTGCAGAGAAGACTAAAGCATCTAGCGCGACCGACTCAAGAAACGGCTCCGGAAAATCTTCGGTCGTGGAGATTCTCCATTTCCAGCTCGGTATGACTCGGCTGACCGACTCAGTCCTTTTGGCACCCGAATTGAAGAATCATGAGTTCACCCTTCGGCTAAATTGGCCTTCCGTGAGTCGGGACTTAACTGTTTCACGGTCGCTTGCGAAGAAATCAAAGGTGAGGCTTGAACCCAATGTTGTTGAGCTGAAAACCCTCGTCGAATTGGCCGGCTCCGAATCGATACCCGCCTGGGTGAGCGCGATTGGACGCGACCTATTTGGTCTTCCGGAGGAGCACGCCCCTGTCAGCGCCCGAATGTTGATTGGCCTATATATCCGTCGGGTGAGTCAGCACGGATTTAACGAGCCAGTAAAGACTCATCCAAGCCAGTCAGTGTCCGTGGCCTCAGCTCAAGTCGCCTATCTCCTTGGTCTGAACTGGCGCCTCGCTGGAAGTTACGCGGCGTTGGCAGCTCGTGATGGGACGCTAAAAAAGCTAAAAGCGGCAGCCAAAGACCCCTCGTTTCATTTGTTGGTGGGGTCTGTTTCGGAGCTTCGCGGGCAAATTGCATCAGCAAAACGGCGGGTGCACGAGCTTCAATCTCAAGTTGAGACGTTTCGAGTCGTACCGGAGTACGAGCTGCTGCAGGCAAATGCCGACGAGCTGGATGGAAAGATTCGGGGGCTTCGCGCGGGGGACGCGGCGGATAGAGCGAACATTCAGGACCTCGAGGCCGCATTTCACAGTGAGAGTGAGCCGGATACTCGATATCTAGAGCGAGCATACGCAGAACTCGGTCTAAGCCTGCCAGAGCGTGTTCTGCGCAGCTATGAAGAGGTCCGTCGGTTTCATGAAAGCGTGCTCACCAATCGCCGCTCGTATCTTGAGGAGGAGCTTGCTTCGACGAAGGCAAGGCTTGAGCTGCGCCAGGAAGAACGAATCAAGTTGGGCGAGGGCCAGGCAAAGCTTCTCCACGCTTTGAGCGAGGGAGGCGCACTAGCCGCGCTTGGGACCATGCAGGAGCAACTGTCGGTTGCGCGGGCCAATTTGGCGGCGCTACAAAATCGATTTGAAATGGCGAAGAAGCTTGAAGAGTCGGAAGCAGATATCAAGGTCGACCGAGTCAAGCTGCGTCAATCCCTGAATCGCGACCTTGCCGAACGAGAGGCTGTCATCGAGGAAGTCAACCGGCTTTTCCAGCGGTTCGCTGCAGCGTTGTATAGCCCGGACAGGGACGCCTACATCGAGTTCACTGCATTGGACACGAGCCTTCAAATCGTTCCTCATATCGGCGGAGAGAGAAGCAAGGGGATTGGCCAGATGGTCATTTTCTGCTTTGACTTAACGCTCGCCGTAATTGCGCACCGGAATGGCCGTGGCCCTGACTTCCTGGTTCATGACAGCCACCTATTTGATGGCGTCGACGAACGTCAAATCTCGCGCGCACTTGTACTCGCGACAGCGGTCTGCAGCGAGGAGGAGATGCAGTACATCATTACGATGAACTCCGATGAACTCGCAAAAGTGGAAGGCGTTGGAACGCCATTCGACGAGTACGTAATTCAGCCTAGGCTGACCGACACCTACGAAGATGGCGGACTTTTCGGCTTTCGTTTTGACTGATGCTCCGTGCCGCGGGAGACGGATTACGGCGTATCGAACTGCGGAGCTCCCTCCGCAACGGTCGCTGATGAGGCCGGTGCCCACCTCGGAGGGGTCCTGCAGTCGAGTAGGAGCTCGTTGAGAGGCCTGCGGTCTATCATTCTCAATTGGCGTTAGTCGACCGGCCAAAGTCGAGTTCGAAGACCGCCTTCAAGCTTCGCAATTGTCTCGAGGTCGGGCCAGGCGTTGCCATCGAGGACGTGCGCAATGGTCACGTGGGCTAGTTCGCAGTCTTTTGCTACGGCTCGCAGACTCCGCCCATTCATCGCCGACCGAAGGTTGAGCGCAAACTGGCGGGCGACCTCTCCGGCCGCGCTGGACGACACCGAATCGGGCCAGTGCTCGGAGAGTTCACGCGGCTTGGCGCGTACGGAGCGGGCCAAGCTAGGAGGCCGTTCCTGTGAGCTCTGAGGCGATGGTGTTCACTTTCGCCCCTAACTGGTCTCAAGTTCGTGAGAGGAGTCTCAAGTAGCTTGAGAACTGACAGTGGAGCGGATGACGGGAATCGAACCCGCGCTATCAGCTTGGGAAGCTGAAGTTCTACCATTGAACTACATCCGCGCGACCGGGCCACGATGGCGGCATCCGGAACCGTGCCAGCATATCAAGTCCGCGCCGATAAGCTGGCACCGTGCTTCTCTCGGACCGTGACATCAAGGCAGAACTCCAGGCGAATCGAATCGGCCTGGAGCCGTATCAATCAGAAATGATCCAGCCGTCGAGCATCGACGTGCGCCTCGACCGTTTCTTTCGGCTGTTCGACAACCACAAGTACCCCTTCATTGATCCGTCCGCGGACCAGCCCGAGCTGACCCGCCTGATCGAGGCCGAGCCCGACGAGCCGTTCATTCTGCACCCCGGCGAGTTCGTGCTCGGCTCCACCTAC from Leifsonia psychrotolerans encodes:
- a CDS encoding ABC-three component system protein, whose translation is MLVELYSTDPGFKRVKFQPGLNILVAEKTKASSATDSRNGSGKSSVVEILHFQLGMTRLTDSVLLAPELKNHEFTLRLNWPSVSRDLTVSRSLAKKSKVRLEPNVVELKTLVELAGSESIPAWVSAIGRDLFGLPEEHAPVSARMLIGLYIRRVSQHGFNEPVKTHPSQSVSVASAQVAYLLGLNWRLAGSYAALAARDGTLKKLKAAAKDPSFHLLVGSVSELRGQIASAKRRVHELQSQVETFRVVPEYELLQANADELDGKIRGLRAGDAADRANIQDLEAAFHSESEPDTRYLERAYAELGLSLPERVLRSYEEVRRFHESVLTNRRSYLEEELASTKARLELRQEERIKLGEGQAKLLHALSEGGALAALGTMQEQLSVARANLAALQNRFEMAKKLEESEADIKVDRVKLRQSLNRDLAEREAVIEEVNRLFQRFAAALYSPDRDAYIEFTALDTSLQIVPHIGGERSKGIGQMVIFCFDLTLAVIAHRNGRGPDFLVHDSHLFDGVDERQISRALVLATAVCSEEEMQYIITMNSDELAKVEGVGTPFDEYVIQPRLTDTYEDGGLFGFRFD
- a CDS encoding ABC-three component system protein, which translates into the protein MEFHERIGLRPVLWAHLLGLTGTAFESFFQDLLGLVDPSFVPVRTHGNIGDQGSDGLSLSGGKLYACYAPEVPNAASTVKKFKSDLASALVQRARQFHTFVFVHNDVRGVHPELATALAEARTDYQSLKFEVMGQPRIRDMVGRLDRPTAESLLGTPLPLAHESRVGLVELEELLGQLRESRLEAADLPHVESVSSKKLLYSELTADTQAELRDAMKYSPSIEGYYNERIDVMERDEVAARFRNEYAEVRVASDDPEVVLQRLQIFLAGEGAPDGRASYRAQTAVLAYFFQTCDIFENPPPNWRVPEMSAAS
- a CDS encoding ABC-three component system middle component 6, encoding MITPTKGIAPQRALLSIGAQVSIVLTEPMTVSQVWTELKRWRLQNGNHRQITFGWFVLALDVLNMLDVVRLENGLLYKTVRI